The following are from one region of the Nicotiana tomentosiformis chromosome 7, ASM39032v3, whole genome shotgun sequence genome:
- the LOC104116736 gene encoding LOW QUALITY PROTEIN: 1-aminocyclopropane-1-carboxylate oxidase homolog 1-like (The sequence of the model RefSeq protein was modified relative to this genomic sequence to represent the inferred CDS: substituted 2 bases at 2 genomic stop codons) — MEMKYTDEIQFASEPKYDRKAELQAFDETKAGVKGLVDAGITILPNIFVQPQSEEVEIPSKKELTFPIIDLDCIKEDKITRKKIVQQVVHVSDTWGFFQVINHGICKCHDSQIYYNEYYVMTNVMKIWPYYRILSHVMEEMKDGVIRFFEQDTEVKKKWYSRDFTKRFIFHSNFDLFRSPVTNWRDTFYATVAPIPPNPEEFSSICRYYLINIDKIFLKFXMCXKSLLFANSNFLTLLLQDNIGGLQVLHQNHWVDVPPTPGALVVNIGDLLQLISNDKFKSVEHRVLANKVGSRISVACFFTTSFLPTERLYGPIQELISEHNPLKYKETTIKEYTTYYTNKGLDDTSALLHFRL, encoded by the exons ATGGAGATGAAGTACACAGATGAAATTCAGTTTGCAAGTGAGCCAAAGTATGACAGAAAAGCTGAACTACAAGCCTTTGATGAGACGAAAGCCGGTGTTAAGGGACTAGTGGATGCAGGTATTACCATATTACCAAACATTTTTGTTCAACCACAGAGTGAAGAGGTAGAAATTCCCAGCAAAAAGGAACTTACTTTTCCAATTATCGATCTTGATTGCATCAAAGAAGATAAGATCACGCGAAAGAAGATAGTCCAGCAAGTTGTTCATGTATCGGACACTTGGGGTTTCTTTCAAGTGATTAATCATGggattt gcaaatgtcatgattcACAGATTTATTATAAtgaatattatgtcatgacaaatgtcatgaaaatttggccatattacaggATTCTTAGTCATGTTATGGAGGAAATGAAAGATGGGGTTATCAGGTTCTTTGAACAAGATACTGAGGTGAAGAAGAAATGGTATTCGCGAGACTTCACAAAACGGTTTATATTTCATAGTAATTTTGATCTGTTTAGATCACCAGTAACCAACTGGAGGGACACTTTTTATGCCACAGTAGCTCCTATACCTCCCAATCCTGAAGAATTTTCCTCTATCTGCAGGTATTATTTGATCAATATAGACAAGATTTTTCTCAAATTTTAAATGTGTTAAAAGTCATTACTATTTGCTAACAGTAACTTCCTCACCTTGCTTCTCCAAGACAATATAGGCGGCCTCCAAGTTCTACATCAAAACCATTGGGTAGATGTTCCCCCTACTCCCGGAGCTCTCGTGGTCAATATTGGAGATCTTCTTCAG CTTATATCAAATGACAAGTTCAAAAGTGTTGAACATAGAGTACTGGCAAATAAGGTTGGTTCAAGGATATCAGTGGCTTGCTTTTTCACGACAAGTTTTCTTCCAACAGAAAGGTTATATGGACCTATCCAGGAGTTGATATCAGAACATAATCCTCTAAAGTACAAGGAAACCACAATTAAGGAGTACACTACTTATTACACTAACAAAGGGCTGGATGACACTTCTGCTTTGTTGCATTTTAGACTTTAG